In Sander lucioperca isolate FBNREF2018 chromosome 12, SLUC_FBN_1.2, whole genome shotgun sequence, one DNA window encodes the following:
- the LOC116062223 gene encoding vegetative cell wall protein gp1-like: protein MGQNQMGGTYNGVICGAFLQFLFLFTISYLVFPTVSFSVGPASCFCCFSPLSSHYYCQLIERTWFSFHHHLLPPHAPASHLQSRSVFQARLNKPSSLDRCRPVTLSSSPSPPVISSQLASPLGPPPTAPCFNLPQSPSPTSLSSLSLLSSPSVSPSAPRLRLSRAPPRSPEYPRPQVSPSSPSCFPVPGVCLPTPLFPLFSINLFVSSAFESVLFPA, encoded by the exons ATGGGACAGAACCAGATGGGCGGCACATACAATGGCGTAATCTGTGGAGCGTTTCTGCAG tttttgtttttgtttactaTTTCCTATTTGGTTTTTCCCACTGTCAGTTTCTCTGTTGGCCCTGCCTcgtgtttctgttgtttttcccctctctcctcccactaCTACTGCCAGCTGATTGAGCGCACCTGGTTTTCATTCCACCATCACCTTCTCCCGCCGCACGCACCTGCCTCCCATCTTCAATCAAGATCAGTATTTCAAGCCCGGCTCAACAAACCATCTTCGCTTGATCGTTGCCGTCCAGTCACCCTG TCATCATCTCCATCTCCGCCTGTCatctccagtcagctggcttcACCTCTCGGACCCCCTCCCACGGCACCCTGCTTCAACCTGCCTCAGTCTCCGTCCCCAACCAGCCTCTCCTCGCTTTCCCTGCTCTCCAGCCCCAGTGTCTCTCCCTCGGCTCCTCGGTTACGGCTCTCCCGCGCTCCCCCGCGCTCCCCTGAGTATCCTCGCCCTCAAGTTTCTCCATCCTCCCCTAGCTGCTTCCCTGTTCCTGGCGTCTGCCTCCCCACTCCCCTTTTCCCCTTATTTTCAATAAACCTTTTTGTGAGCTCTGCATTTGAGTCTGTTCTGTTCCCAGCGTAA